A window from Chelmon rostratus isolate fCheRos1 chromosome 13, fCheRos1.pri, whole genome shotgun sequence encodes these proteins:
- the mphosph8 gene encoding M-phase phosphoprotein 8 isoform X1 has protein sequence MATETDKLEPADSEQDEEEDVYEVERIIDMRVEEGEVLYRVRWKNYCSDDDTWEPEAHLEDCREVLLAFKKSMADAKAKKEAEAKKSVKLLPTKSDVFDADSESESDKDHPAEAPIKKKKKTKAREEEVESPSKEKKKKRKKKDKRKEEFRPLPAPETDEEEDEEEEERAPTPPSPPKEKKTESKKRLVDSEEDDNEPVPSKKHKKEKGKEGGKHKKEKEEEWKKKKAKKERKIDTSDDEAVAPLEDDLSDGPSESQTDDAASTDTAAKSPEKARLESKQKKGKWEVKLQGIKDLLHDKKNRKSDSGQKESSLQKLKSLTSKSKEEAAPLSDSSDSSTLHKKAKSKGQESTSAPPKVPSSTSSSSSSSSVTASSSTKGKEDEMAKEEVLGQKDATGSTNLFEKFLLNCEAKDRAPRRQPVHQPPPEKSSSSSGSKPPKLIGKIEKIPKPNKDSPAQKPESKKTEKTKQSDVSRPGQSYGFNLDSDEREGEESAATAKQKPGEEARERRERPEEAQRPGWERKTPTDDRRKRREDSEPRLFMACDDNQDTQDPAEGADKSDKGQATLSLGMDLNLDWMTLDDFRKHLNGEDEILSGPPLSPSELRDAVKSGDYMAVKLALNSKEDYNLDQEACTIGETKSFEGERSLIEERSSSDAFRLTSNLDSARNEESTLRVEEITPQDLDGPKDGEKMPGCPASTNTEQLTVRAHERIQKCGRDVTESKNAACDSATMQESQGKEDQKQAQEDKMSDDTTGGFPSKMSLNFGYLDPGRNAEEMLTRDDDNPEQKGIANKQSSPEEANGSSDEAEDVVAGQSDSTDQVMFELGTKDISKAPLQRRRRTAEKKQPTRSSLRTCKKVLETKPSIVDDEKKEPCKKHFCLYCKMAFTQLAKHLERKHAEETDVAHAIHFPKGSKVRQTLLDQIRNKGDYEHNFQVLKSGEGEIVTKKQVKNPSISVRDFLPCQHCFAFYRKTDLWRHERSCKARKGDQKSGERAKRNRVHSASSQLLPMSEFLTGGCKEIIHIMHQDDISRHIRNDPLICKFGNALSVKYDHDKSQFAYIAQKMRELGRFVLAVNELDKGVKYLHEVCLPSRFELAVQGAKKLSGFDPSSSKFKTFSLVSKIGYSLKRAAEIAFGESRMTEDSETESEVKKFIQLLDTKWNASFSRKALALSLKQEVKKVEVDKSTVTEDLIKLHRFITGEEDEARKELKESPSLSTWKKLSEATLADVCLFNRGRVGNIGRMLLQTYICKKSRGAFVPSADQIRKSTKLELDLGANFTRLELEGQYGRNMLVLLTERMVMSVDLLIENREQAGVSKTNPYLFARTEGPSFIRGLDCFRRAAMECGVKNPEALLSSSLREQIASCWQLMSLSELELDQVAKLVEKSSQECYRLSGNASQLEEVSKQLLKMDRTLPSNLPSTATDGTVQKPALKRRPWSEKEQAAVKRYLCEFITTMKVPGKKECNACIAAEPDLVGRSWTDVKNYVHNTLQTIRRRNNQQQSEGNVNESPEAGVQSSKKDLEDENIVVSMTTVHPDHLRESSDCCMTMAPPTSLRESSTPFPQEMTSTYASLCSTTTDMVHTSQPLISTFTPLNATDTQVVPTFTPHNTTNALMPAAYTSENSIIMPMSPLYTQNATSMPPPSVYAPQDTTNSSMIPNFSTLNAPSTSMVPTFTALTTPSSPMVPPFSTLNDRSRPIISSFTPLNHSSAPAYPTNPPRVPTTAQVVPTIHRHSVPDRTLVVQESTPMSSAVTPAVKPQKRNKRLWSEEEQAAVRRQLGDFCKLVKVPGKKDCDACLAAEPALNSRTWREVKYFVHNSIQSMKRRGHPVASKQGGSQEPETHTPSTEWDGPVYLSL, from the exons ATGGCTACAGAGACTGACAAGTTGGAGCCCGCGGACAGTGAAcaagatgaggaagaagatgtATACGAAGTGGAGAGGATCATTGACATGCGAGTGGAGGAG GGTGAAGTGCTCTACAGAGTCCGTTGGAAGAACTACTGCTCTGATGATGACACGTGGGAGCCGGAGGCCCATTTGGAGGACTGCCGCGAGGTTCTCCTGGCTTTTAAGAAGTCCATGGCTGATGCTAAGGCCAAGAAAGAGGCAGAAGCCAAGAAGAGCGTG AAATTGCTGCCTACAAAGAGTGACGTGTTTGATGCCGACTCAGAAAGTGAGAGTGACAAAGACCATCCAGCTGAGGCGCccatcaagaagaagaaaaagacaaaggcTCGGGAAGAAGAAGTGGAGTCACCttcaaaggagaaaaagaagaagaggaaaaagaaagacaaacgGAAGGAGGAGTTCAGGCCTCTACCGGCAccagagacagatgaagaagaggacgaagaagaagaggagagagccCCAACTCCACCCTCACCTCCTAAGGAGAAAAAGACTGAATCAAAAAAGCGGCTGGTTGACTCTGAAGAGGATGACAATGAGCCTGTTCCCTCCAAAAAGCACAAGAAGGAAaagggaaaggagggagggaagcataagaaagaaaaggaagaggagtggaagaaaaagaaagcaaagaaggaaaggaaaatcGACACTTCCGACGACGAGGCTGTTGCACCTCTGGAAGACGACTTGAGCGACGGCCCGTCAGAGTCCCAAACGGACGATGCTGCGTCAACGGATACTGCAGCAAAGTCCCCTGAAAAAGCACGTTTGGAGTCCAAGCAAAAGAAGGGGAAGTGGGAAGTAAAGCTGCAGGGCATTAAGGACCTCCTGCATgacaaaaagaacagaaagtCAGACAGCGGCCAGAAAGAAAGCAGCCTCCAAAAACTTAAGAGCCTAACCTCTAAAAGCAAGGAGGAGGCTGCCCCACTCTCAGACTCTAGTGATAGCTCCACCCTACATAAGAAAGCCAAGAGCAAAGGGCAGGAGAGCACATCGGCACCACCCAAAGTCCCTTCGTCCACATCCTCgtcgtcctcctcatcctccgtCACAGCGTCTAGCAGCACCAAGGGTAAGGAGGACGAGATGGCTAAAGAGGAGGTGTTGGGACAGAAGGACGCCACAGGCTCCACCAACCTGTTTGAGAAGTTCCTGTTAAACTGCGAGGCCAAGGACCGCGCCCCCCGCAGGCAGCCAGTGCATCAGCCCCCCCcagaaaagagcagcagcagcagcggcagcaaaCCCCCAAAG CTAATTGGAAAGATTGAGAAGATCCCCAAGCCAAACAAAGATTCTCCAGCTCAGAAACCCGAGTCCAAGAAGACGGAGAAGACCAAGCAATCAGATG TCTCCAGACCTGGCCAGAGTTACGGCTTCAACCTGGACAGtgatgagagggagggagaggagtctgcagcaacagcaaagcAGAAGCCTGGAGAGGAAGCCCGGGAGCGGAGGGAGAGGCCAGAGGAGGCACAGCGGCCAGGCTGGGAGAGGAAGACCCCAACCGATGACAGGAGGAAGCGGCGAGAGGACAGTGAGCCCAGGCTCTTCATGGCATGTGATGATAATCAGGACACCCAGgatccagcagagggcgctgaCAAATCCG ACAAGGGCCAAGCCACTTTGAGTCTAGGAATGGACCTCAACCTGGACTGGATGACTCTGGACGACTTCAGGAAACATCTGAACGGGGAGGATGAGATCCTGTCAGGTCCACCCTTATCACCCA GTGAGTTGCGGGATGCTGTGAAAAGTGGAGATTACATGGCTGTAAAATTGGCACTTAATTCCAAAGAGGACTACAATCTGGACCAGGAG GCTTGTACTATTGGTGAGACGAAGTCATttgaaggagagaggagcttGATTGAAGAGAGAAGTTCGAGTGATGCTTTTAGGTTGACTTCAAACCTTGACAGTGCACGAAATGAAGAGAGTACTCTAAGAGTAGAAGAGATTACCCCACAAGATTTGGATGGTCCAAAAGATGGCGAAAAAATGCCAGGCTGCCCTGCCAgtacaaacactgagcaactgaCAGTGAGGGCACATGAGAGGATCCAAAAATGTGGGAGAGATGTAACTGAATCCAAAAACGCTGCATGTGATTCAGCTACCATGCAGGAAAGTCAAGGAAAGGAAGACCAGAAGCAAGCACAGGAAGACAAGATGTCAGACGACACAACAGGTGGTTTCCCAAGTAAAATGAGTTTGAACTTTGGTTATTTAGATCCAGGCAGAAATGCAGAAGAGATGCTGACAAGGGATGACGACAATCCAGAACAAAAGGGCATAGCTAACAAACAAAGTTCTCCTGAGGAAGCAAATGGCTCAAGTGACGAGGCAGAGGATGTGGTGGCAGGTCAATCAGATAGTACAGATCAAGTTATGTTTGAGTTGGGCACAAAGGATATTTCTAAAGCACCATTGCAGCGCCGCAGGAGAACTGCGGAGAAGAAACAACCAACACGATCCAGTTTAAGGACCTGTAAGAAAGTGCTTGAAACAAAACCTAGCATAGTGgatgatgaaaagaaagagcCCTGCAAAAAGCACTTCTGTTTATATTGCAAAATGGCGTTTACCCAACTCGCAAAGCATTTGGAAaggaaacatgcagaggaaacGGATGTTGCCCACGCAATACACTTTCCCAAAGGTTCCAAAGTCAGACAGACCTTGCTTGACCAAATTCGCAATAAAGGAGATTATGAACATAATTTCCAAGTTCTCAAAAGTGGTGAGGGAGAAATCGTCACAAAGAAGCAGGTGAAAAATCCCAGCATATCTGTTCGGGACTTTCTGCCTTGTCAgcactgctttgctttttacCGCAAAACTGATTTATGGAGACATGAGCGGTCATGTAAGGCCAGAAAGGGAGATCAGAAATCCGGCGAAAGGGCAAAAAGAAACCGAGTCCACAGTGCCTCTTCCCAGCTACTTCCAATGTCAGAGTTCTTAACCGGAGGCTGCAAGGAAATCATCCACATCATGCATCAAGATGACATCTCAAGACATATCAGAAATGACCCACTTATTTGTAAATTTGGCAATGCATTGTCTGTTAAGTATGACCATGACAAGTCACAGTTTGCTTATATTGCACAAAAGATGAGGGAACTGGGTAGATTTGTGCTCGCTGTAAATGAGCTAGACAAGGGTGTGAAGTACTTGCATGAAGTATGTTTACCATCCAGATTTGAATTAGCTGTTCAAGGGGCCAAAAAACTTAGCGGTTTTGATCCCAGTTCCAGTAAGTTTAAAACCTTTTCCCTTGTCTCAAAGATCGGCTACTCTTTAAAACGAGCTGCAGAAATAGCTTTTGGGGAAAGTCGCATGACTGAggacagtgaaactgaaagtgaagtgaaaaagtTCATACAGCTTCTTGATACAAAATGGAACGCCAGTTTTTCTCGCAAAGCTCTTGCATTATCTCTAAAGCAAGAAGTCAAGAAAGTGGAAGTAGACAAATCAACTGTGACGGAAGATTTGATAAAACTCCACAGGTTTATCACaggagaagaagatgaagcCAGGAAGGAGCTGAAAGAAAGTCCTAGTTTGTCAACTTGGAAAAAGCTCAGCGAGGCCACTCTTgcagatgtgtgtctgtttaacAGAGGAAGGGTAGGAAATATTGGTAGAATGCTCTTGCAAACTTATATTTGCAAAAAGAGTAGGGGAGCATTTGTGCCCTCTGCAGATCAAATAAGGAAAAGCACAAAATTGGAGCTGGACCTCGGTGCCAATTTCACCAGGTTGGAACTAGAAGGTCAGTATGGAAGGAACATGCTGGTTCTGCTAACAGAAAGGATGGTTATGTCAGTCGACTTGCTCATTGAAAATCGAGAACAAGCAGGTGTGTCAAAAACTAACCCTTACCTGTTTGCAAGGACTGAAGGTCCATCCTTCATCAGAGGATTGGACTGTTTCCGAAGGGCTGCAATGGAATGTGGAGTTAAAAACCCAGAAGCACTTCTGTCCTCATCATTAAGAGAGCAAATTGCCAGCTGTTGGCAGCTAATGAGCCTCAGTGAACTTGAATTGGATCAAGTGGCCAAACTGGTGGAAAAGAGCAGCCAGGAGTGTTACAGGCTCTCAGGAAATGCAtcacagctggaggaagtgaGCAAACAACTTCTCAAGATGGATCGAACACTGCCATCAAATCTACCCAGCACTGCTACAGATG GAACTGTACAAAAGCCTGCTTTGAAGAGAAGACCCTGGAGTGAGAAGGAGCAGGCGGCAGTGAAGCGTTACTTGTGTGAATTTATCACAACGATGAAGGTTCCAGGCAAAAAGGAGTGCAATGCTTGCATAGCTGCTGAACCAGATCTTGTTGGAAGATCTTGGACAGACGTCAAAAACTATGTGCACAACACACTACAGACAATACGGAGGAGAAATAACCAGCAACAGTCTGAAGGGAATGTAAACGAGAGTCCAGAAGCTGGAGTCCAATCCTCAAAGAAAGATTTGGAAGATGAAAACATTGTCGTTAGTATGACAACAGTGCATCCAGATCACCTGAGAGAAAGTTCAGATTGTTGTATGACAATGGCACCGCCAACCAGCTTAAGAGAATCATCAACACCATTCCCTCAAGAGATGACTTCAACTTATGCGTCCTTGTGTTCCACTACTACAGATATGGTCCATACGAGTCAGCCATTGATTTCTACTTTCACGCCACTGAATGCTACTGATACCCAAGTGGTTCCTACATTTACTCCACACAACACTACAAATGCACTAATGCCTGCTGCATACACATCAGAGAACAGCATAATTATGCCAATGTCTCCTCTTTATACACAGAATGCCACAAGTATGCCTCCCCCTTCTGTGTACGCACCACAGGACACTACAAATTCATCAATGATCCCTAATTTTAGCACCCTTAATGCTCCAAGTACCTCAATGGTGCCTACTTTCACTGCACTGACTACTCCAAGTTCACCAATGGTCCCTCCATTCTCAACACTAAATGACAGAAGTAGGCCCATCATTTCTTCATTCACACCTCTGAACCATTCAAGTGCACCAGCTTACCCCACAAATCCCCCTAGGGTCCCTACAACTGCACAGGTTGTCCCAACAATCCATAGACACAGTGTTCCTGACAGGACACTGGTGGTACAGGAAAGTACCCCCATGTCCTCTGCAGTCACTCCAGCTGTCAAACCTCAGAAGAGAAACAAGAGGTTGTGGAGCGAGGAGGAGCAGGCGGCAGTGAGGCGTCAGCTTGGAGACTTCTGTAAACTGGTGAAAGTGCCAGGCAAAAAGGATTGTGACGCATGTTTAGCTGCTGAACCTGCGTTGAACAGCAGGACATGGAGGGAAGTCAAGTATTTTGTACATAACTCAATACAGTCAATGAAAAGAAGAGGGCATCCAGTCGCTTCCAAACAAGGTGGAAGCCAGGAGCCAGAGACTCATACTCCAAGCACGGAGTGGGATGGTCCCGTTTATCTGTCCCTGTAA
- the mphosph8 gene encoding M-phase phosphoprotein 8 isoform X2: MATETDKLEPADSEQDEEEDVYEVERIIDMRVEEGEVLYRVRWKNYCSDDDTWEPEAHLEDCREVLLAFKKSMADAKAKKEAEAKKSVKLLPTKSDVFDADSESESDKDHPAEAPIKKKKKTKAREEEVESPSKEKKKKRKKKDKRKEEFRPLPAPETDEEEDEEEEERAPTPPSPPKEKKTESKKRLVDSEEDDNEPVPSKKHKKEKGKEGGKHKKEKEEEWKKKKAKKERKIDTSDDEAVAPLEDDLSDGPSESQTDDAASTDTAAKSPEKARLESKQKKGKWEVKLQGIKDLLHDKKNRKSDSGQKESSLQKLKSLTSKSKEEAAPLSDSSDSSTLHKKAKSKGQESTSAPPKVPSSTSSSSSSSSVTASSSTKGKEDEMAKEEVLGQKDATGSTNLFEKFLLNCEAKDRAPRRQPVHQPPPEKSSSSSGSKPPKLIGKIEKIPKPNKDSPAQKPESKKTEKTKQSDVSRPGQSYGFNLDSDEREGEESAATAKQKPGEEARERRERPEEAQRPGWERKTPTDDRRKRREDSEPRLFMACDDNQDTQDPAEGADKSDKGQATLSLGMDLNLDWMTLDDFRKHLNGEDEILSGPPLSPSELRDAVKSGDYMAVKLALNSKEDYNLDQEDVSGMSLSMLAAAGGQDDILRLLIKKGVRVNGRQKNGTTALMHAAEKNFLTTVSILLEAGSYVNAQTLGGETALMKACKRGNADVVRLLLEYGADCNILSKHKNTAMYFAKLSNNLMVCDLIKDHISMLSSVAEDTIRAYFESRLVLLEPVFPLSCHRLCEGPDFSLEFGFKSQPQPEGSGILLFIFHANFMNEITARLCGPCSVHAVVLNDKFQLPIFLDSHFIYSFSPVPGINRLFIRLAEAPAAKVKLLICAYRVQLQ, encoded by the exons ATGGCTACAGAGACTGACAAGTTGGAGCCCGCGGACAGTGAAcaagatgaggaagaagatgtATACGAAGTGGAGAGGATCATTGACATGCGAGTGGAGGAG GGTGAAGTGCTCTACAGAGTCCGTTGGAAGAACTACTGCTCTGATGATGACACGTGGGAGCCGGAGGCCCATTTGGAGGACTGCCGCGAGGTTCTCCTGGCTTTTAAGAAGTCCATGGCTGATGCTAAGGCCAAGAAAGAGGCAGAAGCCAAGAAGAGCGTG AAATTGCTGCCTACAAAGAGTGACGTGTTTGATGCCGACTCAGAAAGTGAGAGTGACAAAGACCATCCAGCTGAGGCGCccatcaagaagaagaaaaagacaaaggcTCGGGAAGAAGAAGTGGAGTCACCttcaaaggagaaaaagaagaagaggaaaaagaaagacaaacgGAAGGAGGAGTTCAGGCCTCTACCGGCAccagagacagatgaagaagaggacgaagaagaagaggagagagccCCAACTCCACCCTCACCTCCTAAGGAGAAAAAGACTGAATCAAAAAAGCGGCTGGTTGACTCTGAAGAGGATGACAATGAGCCTGTTCCCTCCAAAAAGCACAAGAAGGAAaagggaaaggagggagggaagcataagaaagaaaaggaagaggagtggaagaaaaagaaagcaaagaaggaaaggaaaatcGACACTTCCGACGACGAGGCTGTTGCACCTCTGGAAGACGACTTGAGCGACGGCCCGTCAGAGTCCCAAACGGACGATGCTGCGTCAACGGATACTGCAGCAAAGTCCCCTGAAAAAGCACGTTTGGAGTCCAAGCAAAAGAAGGGGAAGTGGGAAGTAAAGCTGCAGGGCATTAAGGACCTCCTGCATgacaaaaagaacagaaagtCAGACAGCGGCCAGAAAGAAAGCAGCCTCCAAAAACTTAAGAGCCTAACCTCTAAAAGCAAGGAGGAGGCTGCCCCACTCTCAGACTCTAGTGATAGCTCCACCCTACATAAGAAAGCCAAGAGCAAAGGGCAGGAGAGCACATCGGCACCACCCAAAGTCCCTTCGTCCACATCCTCgtcgtcctcctcatcctccgtCACAGCGTCTAGCAGCACCAAGGGTAAGGAGGACGAGATGGCTAAAGAGGAGGTGTTGGGACAGAAGGACGCCACAGGCTCCACCAACCTGTTTGAGAAGTTCCTGTTAAACTGCGAGGCCAAGGACCGCGCCCCCCGCAGGCAGCCAGTGCATCAGCCCCCCCcagaaaagagcagcagcagcagcggcagcaaaCCCCCAAAG CTAATTGGAAAGATTGAGAAGATCCCCAAGCCAAACAAAGATTCTCCAGCTCAGAAACCCGAGTCCAAGAAGACGGAGAAGACCAAGCAATCAGATG TCTCCAGACCTGGCCAGAGTTACGGCTTCAACCTGGACAGtgatgagagggagggagaggagtctgcagcaacagcaaagcAGAAGCCTGGAGAGGAAGCCCGGGAGCGGAGGGAGAGGCCAGAGGAGGCACAGCGGCCAGGCTGGGAGAGGAAGACCCCAACCGATGACAGGAGGAAGCGGCGAGAGGACAGTGAGCCCAGGCTCTTCATGGCATGTGATGATAATCAGGACACCCAGgatccagcagagggcgctgaCAAATCCG ACAAGGGCCAAGCCACTTTGAGTCTAGGAATGGACCTCAACCTGGACTGGATGACTCTGGACGACTTCAGGAAACATCTGAACGGGGAGGATGAGATCCTGTCAGGTCCACCCTTATCACCCA GTGAGTTGCGGGATGCTGTGAAAAGTGGAGATTACATGGCTGTAAAATTGGCACTTAATTCCAAAGAGGACTACAATCTGGACCAGGAG GATGTCAGCGGCATGTCCCTGAGCATGCTGGCAGCAGCGGGGGGCCAGGACGACATCCTCAGGTTGCTGATAAAGAAGGGGGTGAGGGTGAATGGACGGCAGAAGAATGGCACCACGGCCCTGATGCATGCTGCTGAAAAG aattTCTTGACGACTGTTTCTATCCTGCTGGAGGCGGGCTCCTATGTCAACGCTCAGACGCTCGGCGGGGAGACAGCGCTGATGAAG GCGTGCAAAAGAGGGAACGCTGACGTAGTGCGCCTCCTGCTGGAGTATGGAGCTGACTGCAACatcctgtccaaacacaagaaCACGGCCATGTACTTTGCCAAGCTCAGCAACAATCTGATGGTGTGCGACCTCATCAAGGACCACATCAGCAT GCTGTCCAGTGTGGCGGAGGACACCATCCGAGCATACTTTGAGTCTCgcctggtgctgctggagcCAGTCTTCCCTCTTTCCTGCCACAGGCTTTGTGAGGGACCAGACTTCTCTCTGGAGTTTGGCTTCAagtcacagccacagccagagg GCTCGggcatcctcctcttcatcttccacGCTAACTTCATGAATGAAATCACAGCCAGGCTCTGCGGGCCCTGCAGCGTTCACGCTGTGGTGCTCAACGACAAGTTCCAGCTGCCCATCTTCCTG GATAGTCACTTCATCTACTCCTTCAGCCCGGTTCCTGGTATCAACAGACTCTTCATCCGTCTCGCGGAGGCACCAGCAGCCAAG gTCAAGCTCCTCATTTGTGCGTACAGAGTCCAGTTGCAATGA